The stretch of DNA ACCAAACCgcaaaatacaacacacacacacacacacgtcaatAGAAGAGTTGACTTTGGGTGTGTATTCAGCATGCAGGGCTTTACGTGCAGTCTAATGCTTTAAAGTTTTAGACATTAACACCAATAAATACTTTGCACTGTTCAGTCACTCGCTCATAAAGTTTAACTTCAAAGCAAAAGGCAGTTATCAGAGAAGCTTTAAATGAAAGTTAATCTCCCTTCTAGTTGTGTTTTAGGGATAACTGTCCTTTTTAGTGTGTGCCTTTTCCTCCAAATTCAGTGACTGTCACAGGTCGATGCTTTCGCTCCcaaactcatttcattttttttgggAGAGAAGTCTCGCTGTTTTTGAGTgcatttaaaatgcatctgAAGGTCGTGAGCTGTGGCATCTTTATGATGATCACGTCCCTGTGATTCATCTCCTCAAAGTCAGTCGGTGCAGGTTCGTTGGAATTTCCATTGTAGATGTAAATCATCTGGTTGTGCCCAAGAAGCAGATTCCCCCAGGCACAGGACATCATGACGCacttaaaacaaacactgacatgcCACGGAGTTAACAGCAGGACCGTTTTCTCGCTCACACACGGAAGAGGACGAGGCCCCTTACGGTATCTTTGTGACTCCCTGACATGAAAAGTCAGTATTTGGTCATGACCTTCAGAATTATATGAAACCAAATCCAAGTCTTAAGGGCCTTAATGAAAATTACTGCGGAGCGGAAGTGGGTTTGTCtttattaggaaaaaaaaaaaaaaaaaaaaaacatcacagcagccAAGCCTTGCAACATCTCCCCATGTCAACCCACAGTGACATCCCATATTAGTGTTTCAACTGCTGTTTCGCTGTGATTCTACCTTGGCCATCACccgattgttttttttttttttaagccatatTTGTCGGAGAAGGTGGATCTAACCAGCTCCGTATCCTGATTTTAAGGGCCAGTCGCTGCGTGTGGTACACTGTCactcacacagtagccacaccctaatccatcccctgctttatgctGTTTTCCTCCAAATGGCACCATCACCAAAAATTTGAAACACGTAGCATCATGCTGTATTAGAAAAGACcagaaactagaaactgagtCCATAAACTCATCAGTAAGTTAGAAggagggccattttcacatagatttcaatGGAAACAACCAGTGGACTCACACCCTGGCAGTCATTAGAGCTTACAGTTTAGGAAGACATGTCTATTTTTGTTTAGAATCTATGACTCGCTGTGTCGTACTACTGACTGCTTGCTGAATTACAGGCTGCCCTCCATCCAGAGATAAAATATgagctgatggagctgcagTGTTCGTGCTCTGCCGGTCAACCAAGTCCATTGGCTCCTCGCTCACTCAGTTCATAAATCTGAAGGAGTGActccaccacacacacgcaaaaaagGAACAAATACCGGCGGTCATCAGAGTTCAACACAATTATTCTCCTTTGTTCTGGCTCAGCACGAGTGCACACAGTGATGGATGTGAAGCGCAAAAACCGAGTGTGAATCAGCCGGGGCTGTCATTTGTGACTGCTTCCTAACAACCacggtgggggtgggggggggggcagaggggctAATTGTGGGcagatggatgaataaatatgGGAAAGGGTGCTGTTTCCTCTGGTTTACAGCTACAGAATATCTGCTGCTCGTCCTGCACATTTCTCAACTCAGTGCTCGATAGAGAATGCTTACAAGtctgttgttagttttttttttttgtttgtttgttttgttttcctgaatgatgatgatgattatgatatTGATTCAAGCAAGTTGCTGCTAATGATTAAGATCGAGCAGTCGAGCAGACTCATCCATGCACCTCCCACATCTTCTTCCCTGTATGGGATTAATTACTAAGCATCATTCACAACGAAGCAGACTCCTGAGCAGGAGGCGGTTATGATCATGCACCTGTTCTGAATCCTGATCACTCCCTTCTCcctttttgtattattattacactAGTAGTAGTAgttgaaaatgataaatgtacatcataaacagatttttatttttttattttttttgagcaggttgaaataattgaaaaaagCGGGCAGTgaatgagcttttcttttcatgaatgATTTTCAAAAATCTCATTTTATCTAATCTGACTAATCAAACTTACTACACTTCAACTCATAGCCACAATTgaaattctctttttctctcatctgcCATTCATTACCTTTGTCATACACATAAAAAGAATAGAATATTAACGActgataaaagagaaaagagggcCGTCATTTCAGAAAACCAGTGGGAGAGTATCTGAAAGAAGAAGTGTTTTGATACTGGACACGGTGAGCTATACAAGGCGCACACAAATCcctacatgtttgtgtgtgtgagccctTTGTGTCTCCTCCGTTCATTGAACCTCTGACATCAAACGTGCGTTCCTCTATTCAGACACCGCTGTTCTATTCCTGTTCCTTCTCccatatttgcttttttctcctcctccttcctaaCAGATAAAGCTGCACCAGCAGCCTCGGACGTTTCTCTGTTTCcactcttttctttcacatctgCCTCCATTACATCAAGGGGGAGTTGCTGATGCCAACAACAGAGATACTTCAAACTGTTGAAGTATGATTGTAGCGCTGATGAATTTTGGTGGCTGTTACGCATTTTTCCAAGCGCTCATTTGGGCGGGGTGTGGTCGAGGTGAAAAACGTTGTGGTGGTAAAATCTCTCACGGTGGTTGTGGTGAAAGTCTCTTCCCTTTTGGTTACATTAAGGTTCTTTAATGCGAGATAATGGATGTGAACAaaccaccaaacacacacacacacacatatacattttctgttgtgttaaTGGGGTCAAAGAAAGTGATGAATGGGGTAGCATCAACTGAAAAGTgggtggaaatgtttttttgtttttttttcttcattgggCTGCAGGTAGTTGATGTTTTTTGCTATTAGAGCATTCACACTTTTCACCTGTAATGTGTCTTTACTGTTTGCGTGAGTTaatcgtttttgtttttttgttgttttttttttatacaccagaggttgttttttttttttttttttttttttagggtctAGAAGACGGAAGATATCAACTTCAAACACGTCCAttttgacttttcctttttgaagTCTGACTTTGATGCGCTTGGCAATCGGCCTTCTTTGTTAACATAAAACCGTAATGAGAAAATACTTACAATTTGAATTGCTCATTTGTTCTCTTTCAATTAGTTTTTCGGTGGCCAGAGGTTTTCAGCAGTAATGAGGGATAATGAGGTGAAAGTTCTTCGAGACTCCAGGTGGCTGGAAAAAGTAAACAGGAGATTTTTCACACAGTAAAGGCAGCTGAACTGAACAGGTCCATTTACTTGTATTCAGAGCTCAATCAGAGCTATTCAATCTCAGCGGGACCGACGGACAATTTCAGGATCTCTTATGGTTAAAGATGCTCCCACCTTTACGTCAGTGATGTAAATGTGCGGCGAAAGCTGGAGAGGTTCGATGGAGAAACATCCAAATGAAATGAGACCGTCCGAGCATATTGCTCTCTGACGAACACTTCTCACAGTACTTTCTCAAACACACTCTTCCATAATGAAACAGCCTATTCAGAAATATCCTGCTTAAACGTTCATTACTGGACAAACATTTCATCGATATCACTATCAGGTAAGGAAACCTGTTTATGTAACAGCTTTGAGCTACGGCTGCCTCCCATCATCCTCTGGCGCTATGGTGACCAAGAGGCTGAAGGGCTTTTGTCAGTCCATTAGACGATGATCCCTTTTGTAATGCTGTAGTAAGTAAGTAAGAAAAGCAACATGACAACCGatacaaaattattatttgtgttaatTTATGGAAGGATAAGGCCTTAAGTAATGATAATACTAGTTATTAAAGTCAAACGATGGATTATCTTCAAGCACACATTCCTTGTCTGTAGCAGTGCAGCAGATAAACCCTCTTTGAGCAAGTTGCTACCCAAGCAGGTATCTCCTGCTGCCCCCGTTAGCTTCACCAGCTGCATGAGAGCACATTTAACATGCATCTCCAttgttcctctccctcccttttatGTCCTCTGCAGGGATCTTTCCGCGGTGCTCTCTCCCCAGCCCCTCAGAAAGCCTCCGCCACTTCCCACCGCAAGCGTGGAGCAGAGAACGCCGTGGTCCATTTCTTCCGCACAATGGTGAGTAACGCTCAGAGTGAACCACGTCTCTGCAGATCTGAGTGCATTAGCAGTGCTCTCTCCCTCCAcgcttcctctgtgtttgtctcctctGCTGCCGTGATGCTTTCCCTCCTCCTGATGTCTGataactaaacaaaacaacaacaacaacaacctttttctctctgtcatgaACTCTTCCTCAGGTGTCCCCTGCCCCTCCTAAGTCCAGGGTGAGTCTCGCTGCTTTCACATACgttttcaatcaatcaaaaaacaGATCAGATGTATTGGTCCAGCCCTGCAATGCATATTCTGGGTGTGTTTGCCGTCTTTGCATTTTACAGTGACTATTAGGCATTTAACTGAATGTACAGAAACATCTTGGGACTAAAGCTCAGATGAGAAGGTTGACCCTTCAGTTATGTGTGCCAAAAATATAGCTGGATATACCAActggttagcctagcttagcacaagCACTGGAAACAACTGCTTCTGTCAAGCAGCTCCACGAACTGTTCCGCTTGTTTAATCGAACCTGAAACGGGAACACGGTAAATGCTCGATCTACACGGGGTATTTCCTGCTGGATGTCACCCCGCCCAGCCAGCAAGCAGCTCGGACTTTCCTCCTGTTGTCAGGGTTTATCCCGAGCTAGCTTTAACTTCACCCCGCAGGCTTGAAAATGGGGCCTAAATTTTCACCTAAATACGATACAAGAATATGAAGAATATTGTATATTGTGAGTATTTCCCGTGATGCAAAGCGGCCCATTTCAAAGTTACACTAGTTACACTGTTTTCtggttttgctgctgctggatgtctCTAAACTTGTGTTCTTTTAAATGTGAGTATctgccttcctcctctctcctcctctgcctcaccCCTTTGTTCCTTATATGCCCTGTGACTGTCCTCCCCTCCCCGGACGGGCCCTCCCacctgcctcctctccttcccaTCCTGCCTTTGCGATGAGTAAGACATTTCTATTTGTCCCCCctgtctctttttcctcttgtccTTGTCTCTTGTCTCTCTACACGTCCAGTGGAGAGGACTAGCAGCCAAGATGGGCCTGGTAGGTGGTTTGAAacttcaaaaaacacaaaggtatCACACCTAATTAAAGCGGAGCGCCGACAAGCGAGGCCCAGTCCTCAAACTGCCTTTCAGCAAGACGCCTGTGGTTCCATTTCTATTTCACCTCCATCAACCAAATTGGCCATCGCCATCCGTCCGTACATCAGTGATAACACCCTCATTTCCTCCCCACTGCAGTCCATTTACAAATAGGTCATCCCAATTTTATGTCTTCGACTTATCCACATCCAGGCCACACATGGTGTACTCACCATAACACAGGCGTTACTGTGCTCTTCATTATCCTTGTGTCATTTCGAAATTCCTCCGTGGCTGGCTGAAGTGAGACTGCCTTCTGCTTCATTTGGCAACATTATCAACACTTAATTTAAGGAAGtgaatgtgcatgcatgtgtgccaGAGGGTGTTTGCTAATTCCGAATCATGAGGCAGCAGAAGTGCGTTTGGAGGGAAAAGGTTGAAATGGTGTGGACTGCTAAGGGACTGTATAAAGACGACTgacagggagagaaggggaaCAAAAGGGAAGTCTCGTTTTTGCCTTTGGCTGGAGGAGAAGCTGTCAGATATCTTTATACTGAGTTCAGATTTAGATCGCTCATTCCTTCCAATATATTTACTTGTTACACAAAAAAGTAGTGTGGCTTAAACGCCTTTAACACGCTACGTTGGAGAAGAAGCATCAAATTATTTGTACTGGTGGATCAGAATAATTGTTCCATTCTAATATTTCAATTGTTTATGGCATGTTCCCTCCCTCCCTAAAATTGAAAGACTATTTAGCAttttttggagatttttttttatatatactatataatAGGACATGAGCTGCTTTCATGTATTTCACTGTAGCTGGGACATGCTCTAAAGCATTGCCCTAATTTAGAATAACCTTTGGCCCTCCTCCCCACTTCGTATCAATGCCTTTCTAAGGGCTTCACCATTCACCTCCACCACCTGCTGTAGCAgcaacattttgaaacattttttcattgCATCTCCTGTAAACAAATTGGCTTCCTGAGCGTCGTAAAGAAAGTGCTCTAGACCCGATCAGCGTTGGGTTTTCCATTCACAAGTGTCAGCACGTGGTCCTGGTACAGGAACTTGCATTAACCAAAAAGAGAGATGCGAGCACATGAAAACGAGCGCCAACGTTTGTTTGTgaaatcttcctcttctttttgtccCAACatgcaaacaggaaatgtttccttttcttaCCAAACTGCACTGctttgtggcctttttttttcttttttttttttttacttcatgcaTGACTCCTGATAAAAATCTCCCCAGATAATCACAGGGTAGAATCACTTCTAGAAACACAGAGCTCTCTGCTTCTTCTTACTTCCCTGCCAAACATCTCCAAGACTCTTTCACCGCGctcactctttttctccctctgccaGGGTGACCAGAAGTCCCACTCCGGTAAAGCCAAGAAGGCCAGTGGAGGGGATGGCAAAGGCTCCCTGACTAGAATCTTTAAAATGGTAAGAGGAAAAACTTCCCGGACGCCATTTCCATTATTTCCTAGTAGCTTCTCtgtatttcttctctttctctggaaATGTTGACCTTTCTGTAATGTCTGCCTTAACTGTTTCTTTCCTGCCTCAGTGATGATATCAGCAGCAGAGTGAGTAACGGAGACCTGGTGGAGGGGTAGCTGCGTTTACCTCACTGCGCTGATATGCTTAATCCGATTATTagtacagcagcagcagaataataAGAGGCGCTTTAGAGACAAGACTGATGATTGTCAATGCTACATGCTTGTCCCAGCTCTGATATAATCACGTGGTCGATGGTAGATCCAGCTCTGACCAGCGTGCTGCAGGGCTATAGCTAACATACTATAACTGCTTTACAGGGAGGAGGTCGCTAATGCACAATGTGTAATATAACACCATCATGCAGTACCATCATTCACTTGGCAAATGCGACTAGTTCCACGCAGCACTTCGGTTGGCTCGCTGCTCACAAAGGCTGAACAAGAATATTCTTATTTTCAGATACATACAGTCTGACTGTGCTAATATTAAAGCGCTACCgatgttgtttttcttacgTACTAAACAGAAGCATTGCAGCAGTGATTCCAGAAATAAATGCCAACAGTGGTTGTGTCActaaacaataataattcataCATATACGTTAATGCAGTATTGTTGCTCTCTATAGATAGGTGACTGTAAATATAATTCATTTGTAAGCAGGACTGATTTGTGGGTTGCTCAACAATCACGACATTTTAAGCTGCTATGGTCAATATCCTTTATTcagtcattttggtttttattgtttccGTTTAGACTCGCTGTCACATCagtctcattaaaaaaaaaaaagtgtcatcgTAAGCAGCAATGGCTTCGATGCTCTggcagcttttctgttttaatcagCCAGCCGCTCTGGCTGAACCTGACGTGAGTTCGTTTAGCAGTTACTtaaggtggagagaaaagtgcATTTCTTGCGTCTGTGGTGGCTAAATTGTAGTCATGATGGCACATGATGGCACAAGAGAGTAAACAGCTCAGGAGGTGAAGAACTTTTGGGATGTTCATCTCAGAGCTCCCTGGTGTAGCTAATACTGTAAGCTCGGCTTCAGTAAACTGACTTTTTCACTTTCATGACAGATAATCTGAAAAGTCTAAAAGAGAAGCTGTGAACAAACGTGCAGTTCCCAGCCTTATCTTtgtgtgatggaggaggaaaaaaaaaaacaacaacaaaaaactccTCACATTGTGGATTATCTTCTCCAGAAATCCAATATCCATGTCTCATTTGTATGATCTCTCCGCTCTTTATGATTGATCTGAAAGCAGGAATGGGAAGGAAAAAGTATATTATGGTTTCACAGACTGCTTTGTCATTGAACACAGAAATATCTAATCTTAGAAAAAAAGGGTCAGGGTTGGTCACCAATCACCAAGCAATGACCGACGTTAAcataaatttattttacatttccttCTTCCAATGAATGTCACAGCatcatttttttgcttttac from Echeneis naucrates chromosome 6, fEcheNa1.1, whole genome shotgun sequence encodes:
- the mbpb gene encoding myelin basic protein b isoform X1, with product MASASSTQTSFGLGRRKKSPGLLDQIGKFFGGDKKRKSKGSFRGALSPAPQKASATSHRKRGAENAVVHFFRTMVSPAPPKSRGDQKSHSGKAKKASGGDGKGSLTRIFKMGSRSASPAKR
- the mbpb gene encoding myelin basic protein b isoform X2; translation: MASASSTQTSFGLGRRKKSPGLLDQIGKFFGGDKKRKSKGSFRGALSPAPQKASATSHRKRGAENAVVHFFRTMGDQKSHSGKAKKASGGDGKGSLTRIFKMGSRSASPAKR